GTAATCTCCAACATCAGGTGCTTTCTTAGCCATGTTAATCACTCCTTTTATATATTTAAAGCCTCATCGTGCGAGTTATATTTATTTAAGATTGTAACAAGTTGCATGGTATATTCATCTATGCCACTACCAAGTTACATTAAACATTTGCTAGTTTAATCACCTTAGCGTATTCATGTTGTTTATTCTAGTTTGAATGGCATATTACACTTTGTCAACGTATTACAATGATTATTCTTCTGTTTTACCTTCTTTTTCAACTGTGCCTTTTTCTAATGCTTTCCAAGCTAATGTTGCACATTTAATACGTGCAGGGAATTGTGAAACACCTTGTAGCGCTTCAATGTCACCCATATCTTCAGTAATTTCGTAATCTTCACCAAGCATCATCTTAGTGAATTCTTGGCTCATTTCCATAGCTTCTGCTAAAGTATGGCCTTTAATTGATTCCGTCATCATTGAAGCACTAGACATAGAAATAGAACAGCCTTCTCCATCGAATTTAGCGTCTTTTATAACATTATCTTCGATATCGAACGTTAAATTGATACGATCCCCACATGTTGGATTGTTCATATCTACAGTCATCGTGCCATTATCTAATTTCCCTTTATTTCTAGGGTTTTTATAATGATCCATAATAACTGAACGATATAATTGATCTAAATTATTAAAATTCATATGAGAAAAACTCCTTCGTTTGCTTCAACGCTTCAACTAATTGATCAATATCTTCAGTCGTGTTGTAAATATAAAAACTAGCACGTGCAGTTGATGATTGATTTAACCATTTCATTAATGGTTGCGCACAATGGTGACCCGCACGTACTGCTACGCCTTCTGTGTCGACAGCTGTAGCTACATCGTGTGGATGAATATCTTTAATATTAAAAGTAATTACTCCAGCACGACGATCTTTTGGCGGTCCATATATTTCAATACCATCAACAGTAGACATTTGTTCATAAGCATACTCAGTTAATTGCTTTTCGTGCTTATGAATAGCATCGAAACCTAAATTTTCTAGATACTTAATCGCTTCACCAAGACCAATAGCTTGTGCAATTAATGGCGTACCTGCTTCAAATTTAGTTGGTAGGTCAGCCCATGTTGCGTCGTAATTACTTACGAAGTCAATCATGTCTCCACCAAATTCAACAGGTTCCATTTCTTGTAATAATTTTCGTTTACCATATAAGACACCTATCCCTGTTGGTCCAAGCATCTTATGGCCACTAAAGCTATAAAAGTCGACATCTAAATCTTGCATATCTAAAGCAGAATGTGGTGCAGCTTGTGCGCCATCAACACTTATAACAGCACCATGTTCATGTGCTACTTCAGTTATTGCTTTAACATCGTTAATCGTACCTAATACGTTTGATACGTGAGCGATAGCTACAATTTTAGTATTATCATTGATTGTTGCTTTAACATCTTCGATATCTAGTTCGCCATCAGCTGTCATTGGAATAAATTTAAGTTTAGCATTAGTACGTTTAGCTAATTGTTGCCATGGCACGATATTGGCATGATGTTCCATTTCGGTAACAACAATTTCATCTCCAGGTTGTAAATTAGCATCACCGTAACTACGTGCAACTACATTAATAGATGCTGTTGTACCACGTGTGAAGATAATTTCTTCAAAGTAGCGCGCATTTATAAAACGTCTTACTGTTTCACGTGCACCTTCATAAGCATCAGTAGCTAGTGAACCTAACGTGTGTACACCACGATGAACGTTAGAATTATACTTTTTATAATACTCGTCAAGTACGTTTAATACTTGAACGGGAGTTTGACTTGTTGCTGTAGTATCTAAATAAGCGAGACGTTTCCCATTAACCTGTTGGTTTAAAATAGGAAAGTCTTTAATAATTTCTTGTACATTTAATGATTCGGTCACATTACCCACAGACCTTTCTTAATTAAGAATCTCTGATTAGACCTTAGTTGAAGTTACTAACAAGTACTTCATACAATTTTATATCAATCACTTTATCATAAGGTGACTGTGCTAAGGTTTATTACTTGTTTACTTTTAATTCGATTACTTCACGTAATTGACGTTTAACATCTTCAATAGGTAATTCTCTAACAACAGGGTCTAAGAAACCATGAATAACAAGTCTTTCAGCTTCTCTTTGTGAGATACCGCGACTCATTAGATAATAAAGTTGTTCTGGGTCAACACGACCAACAGATGCAGCATGTCCTGCTTCAACATCATCTTCGTCGATTAATAAGATAGGGTTAGCATCACCACGTGCATTTTCAGATAACATTAAAACACGAGACTCTTGGTTCGCGATTGATTTTGTACCGCCGTGCTTGATGTAACCAATACCATTAAATACAGATGATGCATTTTCACGCATAACACCATGTTTTAAAATGTAACCGTCTGTTTCTTTACCGTATTGAACGATTTTAGAAGTAAGGTTTACTTTTTGATCACCAGTACCTACAACAACTGATTTTAATTCACTTGTTGAACGGTCACCTACTAAGTTTGTAGTATTATCAATAATTTGACTACCTTCGTTCATTAAGCCTAATGCCCAATTAATCGTTGCATCTGCATCTGCAGTACCTCTACGAATAATATGACCAGTAAAGCCTTTATCCAAATAGTCCACTGAACCATAAGTAATATTTGAGTTAGGTCCAGCAATTACTTCTGATACGATATTTAGTTGGTTTCCTTCGCCACTTGCATTTGAAAGATAGTTTTCAACGTAAGTTACTTCAGCACTTTGTTCAGTAGCAATGATTACGTGGTTATAAAAACTAGCATTTTCATCATCGTGTAATACGACATATTGAATTGGATGTTCTACGACTACATTTTTAGGTACATAGACGAAAACCCCGCCATTCATTAATGCTGTGTGTAAAGCAGTAATACGGTGTTCGTCAATAGAAACCGCGTCTTTCATATAATATTTTTGTACTAAATCAGGATGGTTAACTAAAGCTTCTGATAAGCCTTCTACAATTACGCCATCTTTTTTAGCTGATTGAGAAACACGTGTAAAAGCTAATGAATTATTATGTTGGATAATCAAGTTTTCTGATTTATCAACATCGATAATTGCTCTTACTTCTTCAGGTAACGCATCTAAATCATCGTACGCTTCACCTGTTGTTTCAAATTGTTTAAATGAGTCAAAATCCCATCTATTTATTTTAGTTTTATCTGGTTTTGGCATTTCTAAAGTTTCAGTTAATTTCAACGCTTCTCTACGTAATTCCGTCATCCAAGAAGGTTCATTATGGGCTTGTGAATATTCAACAAGTTGCGCTTCAGAAATGTTCAAAGTTTCAGTCGTCATACTATTTTCCTCCCATTAAGATGATTAGTTGTTGCCTTGTTTTGGATATACTGACTAAGAACAATCAGTTATACAAATAAATATGAGTTGAGACTTATTCTGTAGCACCGAACTCTTCTTTAACCCATTCGTAACCTTCTTCTTCTAAACGCTTAGCTAATTCTGGTCCGCCTGATTTAACGACTTTTCCGCCGAACATTACGTGTACTTTATCAGGTGTAATGTAGTTTAATAAACGTTGATAGTGAGTGATGATTAATGAACCAAACTCATCTCCACGCATTTCATTAATACCTTTAGAAACAACTTTTAACGCATCGATGTCTAAACCAGAGTCGATTTCATCTAAGATTGCGAATTTTGGTTCTAACATTAATAATTGAAGAATTTCATTACGTTTTTTCTCACCGCCAGAGAAACCTTCGTTTAAATAACGTTGAGCCATATCTTGGTCGATGTCTAAGAAATCCATTTCTTTATCTAATTTTTTGATGAATTGCATTAAATTGATTTCTTCTCCTTCTTCACGTTTCGCATTAATTGCAGAACGCATGAAGTCAGCGTTTGTAACACCTGTAATTTCTGAAGGATATTGCATAGCTAGGAATAAACCAGCTTTTGCACGTTCGTCAACTTCTAGTTCTAAAACATTCACGCCGTCTAAAAGAACTTCACCTTGAGTTACTTCGAAACTTGGGTGACCCATAATTGCAGATGATAATGTTGATTTACCTGTACCATTTGGTCCCATAATTGCATGAATTTCACCAGTATTAATTGTTAAGTTAACACCTTTTAAAATCTCTTTATCTTCAATAGACACATGTAGGTCTTTGATCTCTAATGTTGATGGCATACATATTCCCTCCGTAATAAATAATATGTTTTCCTTACTAGTTTATAATAATTTTAATCTACAGTCAAAAAACTGCAAACGCATTACATCGTCTAATTATAACGCACTTACTAGCTAATATAAACCTTTTGGCGTGGTATTTTATAATAATTATTATAAAGCAACTATTTTTATTAAGCCTTACTTTCTAAAAGTAACTGATAATGATTAAACGTTTGTTCTCAATGGCTATTCACACTATTTAGCTACTCCATTTAACTTAATATTTATAACAACAAAACAGGTGCTATATACGTTTATTTTCTTTTACTGTGTTCCATTTTGATGGTAGTACAATATTATAAAACACTCCCTTTTCATAAGATAAGGGAGTGTTTATTGCTTTATTATTTAGCTGGTACTACCGCACCGTCGTATTTCTTATTAATGTAGTCTTTGATTTCTTTAGATTGTAAAACTTCCATTAAAGCTTTAACTTTCTTATCATCTTTATGACCTTCTTTAACAGCTATTAAGTTAGCATAAGGATTGTCTTCAGATTTTTCTAAAGCGATTGAATCTTTACGTGGGCTTAATTTTTGGTCAATAGCAAAGTTTGAGTTGATGATTACTGCGTCAGCTTTTTGATTTTGATAGATCTTAGGTAAGTACTCAGCTGATTGTTTGTTGTTAAATTTAATGTCTTTTTTGTTTTCTACAATGTCGCTAAATTTAGCATCTTCAATTTTCACGCCTTTTTTAACTTTAACTAATCCAGCATCTTGGAAGAATTTAATGAAACGACCTTCTTCAGCTGGGTTATTTGAAACATAAACCGTAGCGCCTTTTGGTAAATCTTTTAAGCTTTTATATTTTTTAGAATACACAGCCATTGGTTCTAAATGAACGTCACCAGCTGATTCAATTTTATAATGCTTGTCTTTTTTCTCAGTGTTTAAATATGGTGTGTGTTGGAAATAGTTAGCGTCAATTTCGCCTTTATCTAACAATTTGTTAGGTGTTGTGTAATCGTTGATCGTTTTAATTTGTAAATCATAACCTTTATCTTTTAATAAAGGCTTAGCTTTTTCTAAGATTTCAGCATGTGGTGATGGTGATGCACCTACAGTAATTTTTTTATCATCTCCGCCTTTACCACAAGCTGCTAGTACTACTGCTAAAATTGCAACTAACGCTAAACTTAAAAACTTTTTCATGTTAAGTCCCCTTTCATCTTACCTTTTATCGATTTTATTTGTAGCCCAATCACCAATGAATTGGATAATAAATACTATGATTAAAATTAAAATTGTTGAAACTAAAATGACATCATTTTGGTTACGCGTGAATCCAGTTAAATATGCTAAGTTCCCTAATCCTCCTGCACCAATTACACCTGCGATTGCTGTTGAACCAACTAAAGCAATTGCAGTAACGGTGATACCTGAGACTAATGCTGGCATCGCTTCTGGTAATAGTACCTTTCTTACGATTGTCCAAGTATTAGCACCCATAGACCATGCCGCTTCAATAACACCTTTATCAATTTCTTTGAATGCAATTTCAACTAATCTAGCATAGAATGGCGCTGAACCTATGATTAATGCTGGTAATGCACCAGTTGGTCCACT
The Staphylococcus kloosii genome window above contains:
- the sufU gene encoding Fe-S cluster assembly sulfur transfer protein SufU, whose amino-acid sequence is MNFNNLDQLYRSVIMDHYKNPRNKGKLDNGTMTVDMNNPTCGDRINLTFDIEDNVIKDAKFDGEGCSISMSSASMMTESIKGHTLAEAMEMSQEFTKMMLGEDYEITEDMGDIEALQGVSQFPARIKCATLAWKALEKGTVEKEGKTEE
- a CDS encoding cysteine desulfurase translates to MTESLNVQEIIKDFPILNQQVNGKRLAYLDTTATSQTPVQVLNVLDEYYKKYNSNVHRGVHTLGSLATDAYEGARETVRRFINARYFEEIIFTRGTTASINVVARSYGDANLQPGDEIVVTEMEHHANIVPWQQLAKRTNAKLKFIPMTADGELDIEDVKATINDNTKIVAIAHVSNVLGTINDVKAITEVAHEHGAVISVDGAQAAPHSALDMQDLDVDFYSFSGHKMLGPTGIGVLYGKRKLLQEMEPVEFGGDMIDFVSNYDATWADLPTKFEAGTPLIAQAIGLGEAIKYLENLGFDAIHKHEKQLTEYAYEQMSTVDGIEIYGPPKDRRAGVITFNIKDIHPHDVATAVDTEGVAVRAGHHCAQPLMKWLNQSSTARASFYIYNTTEDIDQLVEALKQTKEFFSYEF
- the sufD gene encoding Fe-S cluster assembly protein SufD, which translates into the protein MTTETLNISEAQLVEYSQAHNEPSWMTELRREALKLTETLEMPKPDKTKINRWDFDSFKQFETTGEAYDDLDALPEEVRAIIDVDKSENLIIQHNNSLAFTRVSQSAKKDGVIVEGLSEALVNHPDLVQKYYMKDAVSIDEHRITALHTALMNGGVFVYVPKNVVVEHPIQYVVLHDDENASFYNHVIIATEQSAEVTYVENYLSNASGEGNQLNIVSEVIAGPNSNITYGSVDYLDKGFTGHIIRRGTADADATINWALGLMNEGSQIIDNTTNLVGDRSTSELKSVVVGTGDQKVNLTSKIVQYGKETDGYILKHGVMRENASSVFNGIGYIKHGGTKSIANQESRVLMLSENARGDANPILLIDEDDVEAGHAASVGRVDPEQLYYLMSRGISQREAERLVIHGFLDPVVRELPIEDVKRQLREVIELKVNK
- the sufC gene encoding Fe-S cluster assembly ATPase SufC, with translation MPSTLEIKDLHVSIEDKEILKGVNLTINTGEIHAIMGPNGTGKSTLSSAIMGHPSFEVTQGEVLLDGVNVLELEVDERAKAGLFLAMQYPSEITGVTNADFMRSAINAKREEGEEINLMQFIKKLDKEMDFLDIDQDMAQRYLNEGFSGGEKKRNEILQLLMLEPKFAILDEIDSGLDIDALKVVSKGINEMRGDEFGSLIITHYQRLLNYITPDKVHVMFGGKVVKSGGPELAKRLEEEGYEWVKEEFGATE
- a CDS encoding MetQ/NlpA family ABC transporter substrate-binding protein, whose product is MKKFLSLALVAILAVVLAACGKGGDDKKITVGASPSPHAEILEKAKPLLKDKGYDLQIKTINDYTTPNKLLDKGEIDANYFQHTPYLNTEKKDKHYKIESAGDVHLEPMAVYSKKYKSLKDLPKGATVYVSNNPAEEGRFIKFFQDAGLVKVKKGVKIEDAKFSDIVENKKDIKFNNKQSAEYLPKIYQNQKADAVIINSNFAIDQKLSPRKDSIALEKSEDNPYANLIAVKEGHKDDKKVKALMEVLQSKEIKDYINKKYDGAVVPAK
- a CDS encoding methionine ABC transporter permease, whose amino-acid sequence is MGKSFGEILQEMLTMPNVQWPEVWQATYETLYMTVISTIFAFIFGIILGVLLFLSARSKSKTAHVFYTIVSFVVNLFRAIPFIILILLLIPFTSIVLGTISGPTGALPALIIGSAPFYARLVEIAFKEIDKGVIEAAWSMGANTWTIVRKVLLPEAMPALVSGITVTAIALVGSTAIAGVIGAGGLGNLAYLTGFTRNQNDVILVSTILILIIVFIIQFIGDWATNKIDKR